A window of bacterium contains these coding sequences:
- a CDS encoding group II intron reverse transcriptase/maturase — protein sequence MAALAEEVADGNILRLVEKFLAAGVMENGVFKPTTVGVPQGGVCSPLLANVVLNHLDWALDDAGYCFARYADDFVIVCQTKQQAQEALTLVRRVLENDLGLALSPQKTKITTYGEGYEFLGFFLSSRSRRRRSKSVERFKAKVRELTIRKHNL from the coding sequence ATGGCAGCCCTTGCAGAGGAAGTCGCGGATGGAAACATCCTGCGCTTGGTCGAGAAATTTCTCGCTGCTGGAGTGATGGAGAACGGCGTGTTCAAGCCGACGACGGTGGGGGTCCCGCAAGGCGGCGTCTGCTCACCTCTGCTGGCCAACGTGGTGCTCAATCATCTCGACTGGGCGCTCGACGACGCCGGCTATTGCTTCGCGCGATATGCCGACGACTTCGTGATCGTCTGTCAGACAAAACAGCAGGCGCAAGAGGCTCTGACACTCGTGCGACGTGTGCTCGAAAACGACCTCGGGCTGGCCCTCAGCCCACAGAAGACGAAGATCACGACCTACGGGGAAGGCTACGAATTCCTCGGGTTCTTCCTCTCGTCACGGTCTCGACGCAGGCGCAGCAAGTCAGTGGAGAGGTTCAAAGCCAAAGTGCGGGAACTCACCATCCGCAAGCACAACCTC